A window from Culex pipiens pallens isolate TS chromosome 3, TS_CPP_V2, whole genome shotgun sequence encodes these proteins:
- the LOC120423807 gene encoding non-structural maintenance of chromosomes element 1 homolog, translated as MAYSDVHRAFLQSISHHGFISSKQALTILLSIYTKYHPDDTIPNEHHLLHVITSINAKIARYSQKIKLVRFEPNRTDYYVFCNLSDRNPADRLHTCYTDSEVSYFWLVLKEMACCDGQAVSPFLCLNLNEHITDRPRVSKVRAEELLDEWTRAGYFFPESNGTWILGVRTVAEFGQFLREMFEDKIHVCLLCKEATFYGVKCRHCPETFHTRCIKTYLQRLTVCPGCKEIWIVTVDGLKSEEKVNTDHSPASF; from the exons ATGGCCTACTCAGATGTGCACAGGGCGTTTCTGCAATCAATTTCGCATCACGGCTTTATCAGCTCCAAACAGGCCCTCACAATTTTGCTGTCCATTTACACTAAAT ACCACCCCGATGATACCATTCCGAACGAGCATCACCTCTTGCACGTAATCACATCGATCAACGCCAAAATCGCTCGCTACAGCCAAAAGATCAAGCTGGTTCGCTTCGAACCGAACCGCACCGATTACTACGTATTTTGTAACCTGTCGGACCGGAATCCCGCCGATCGGCTGCACACCTGCTACACCGACTCCGAAGTGTCTTATTTTTGGCTCGTGTTGAAAGAAATGGCCTGCTGCGATGGCCAAGCCGTGAGTCCGTTCTTGTGTCTCAACTTGAACGAGCATATTACGGACAGACCACGGGTGTCGAAGGTTCGCGCCGAAGAGCTGTTGGACGAGTGGACAAGGGCGGGCTACTTTTTCCCGGAGTCGAACGGAACGTGGATCCTGGGCGTTCGAACGGTGGCCGAATTTGGTCAGTTTCTAAGAGAAATGTTTGAGGACAAGATACACGTGTGTTTGCTGTGTAAAGAGGCAACTTTTTAT gGTGTGAAATGCCGTCATTGTCCAGAGACGTTCCACACGAGGTGCATCAAAACGTATCTTCAACGGCTAACGGTTTGTCCGGGATGCAAAGAGATATGGATAGTTACGGTAGATGGATTGAAATCTGAAGAAAAGGTTAACACTGATCATTCGCCTGCCTCATTTTGA
- the LOC120423643 gene encoding ubiquitin fusion degradation protein 1 homolog isoform X1 → MFQFNGFNMMFPDHSRPFNTTYKCYSVSMLPGNERQDVENGGKIIMPPSALDQLTRLNVEYPMLFKLTNNKINRSTHAGVLEFVADEGKIYIPYWMMHNLLLEEGDIVQIESVSIPVATYSKFQPQNVEFLDITNPKAVLENCLRNFACLTTGDLIAIKYNNTSFELSVLETKPGPAVTIIECDMNVEFAPPVGYTEPQKKPKEEEPMAVDPAELMPEPAGFVAFKGAGTRLDGKKKKDNGANEAAPVARANYVRGIPDYEHPFGLLRFDRSVRKAEANEGGKPEEDPFKAFQGEGFSLKKSRK, encoded by the exons ATG TTTCAGTTCAACGGCTTCAACATGATGTTCCCGGACCACTCGCGTCCCTTCAACACGACCTACAAGTGCTACTCGGTGTCGATGCTGCCGGGGAACGAGCGCCAGGACGTGGAGAACGGGGGGAAGA TAATCATGCCGCCCTCGGCGCTGGACCAGCTGACCCGGCTGAACGTCGAGTACCCGATGCTGTTCAAACTGACCAACAACAAGATCAACCGGAGCACACACGCCGGCGTGCTGGAGTTTGTCGCGGACGAGGGAAAGATCTACATTCCCTACTGGATGATGCACAACCTGCTGCTGGAGGAGGGCGACATCGTGCAGATCGAGAGCGTGTCGATTCCGGTGGCCACGTACTCCAAGTTTCAGCCGCAGAACGTCGAGTTCCTCGACATCACCAACCCGAAGGCCGTCCTCGAGAACTGTCTGCGGAACTTTGCCTGCCTCACGACCGGTGATCTGATCGCGATCAAGTACAACAACACCAGCTTCGAGCTGTCCGTCCTGGAGACCAAACCCGGCCCGGCCGTCACCATCATCGAGTGCGACATGAACGTGGAGTTTGCGCCGCCCGTCGGCTACACCGAACCGCAGAAGAAGCCCAAGGAGGAGGAACCGATGGCGGTCGATCCGGCGGAACTGATGCCCGAGCCGGCAGGATTTGTGGCGTTCAAGGGGGCCGGAACGCGTCTCGacgggaagaagaagaaggacaACGGGGCGAACGAGGCGGCACCGGTGGCGAGGGCCAACTACGTGCGCGGAATTCCCGACTACGAGCATCCGTTTGGGCTGCTGCGGTTCGATCGGAGCGTGCGCAAAGCGGAAGCGAACGAGGGCGGCAAACCGGAGGAGGATCCGTTCAAGGCGTTCCAGGGGGAGGGGTTCAGCTTAAAGAAGAGCCGGAAATGA
- the LOC120424108 gene encoding uncharacterized protein LOC120424108 codes for MSRRKSSEPEDTSYEDDDDDDVEDDRIDEEHTEPIIKIEILDRIPSPEDCDDQEEEDEPSSSFSHQKVKYLKKVAKAAVNTTCEDRVRQYPKGTLHVDAVSGELVCTRCNVVMDHTRKGSIDKHLKAQMHLKNLRGKEEGSSKATAAGKVRKPEREEGEVVESTPGKVSLYVSCETRVRQYPEGTLHVDPDSGDLMCSTCNVIMDHTRKGSIDKHLQAKSHVNHSAKPASKRDNSVLRVNTFQKYHAKKRKVDQEAPPEDADQPSVDRYPPKTTASNAISKSAIKVTPAERVAQYPSGMLHVEDDATLFCSICNVSLDHTRKGSIDKHLRTQLHTEKHERQERLREARERRQSAAVFNSFPRTTEARDGRNMALFRLVEAFTAAEIPLHKLDHPKLRDYLMENVSNLGALPSSARLRVGYLPKVRETLRREKEQKMAALDETIDSVRIDSLSYLIHGGEEQ; via the coding sequence ATGAGCCGCCGCAAATCATCCGAACCGGAGGACACAAGCTACgaagacgacgatgacgacgacgttgAGGATGACCGCATTGACGAAGAACACACCGAACCGATCATCAAGATCGAAATCCTCGACCGGATCCCATCCCCTGAAGATTGCGACGACCAGGAGGAAGAGGATGAACCTTCCTCTTCCTTCTCGCACCAAAAGGTCAAGTACCTGAAGAAGGTCGCCAAAGCGGCCGTCAACACGACCTGCGAGGACCGGGTGCGCCAATATCCGAAGGGGACACTCCACGTCGATGCGGTGTCGGGGGAGTTGGTTTGTACGCGGTGCAACGTCGTGATGGACCACACCCGGAAGGGATCCATCGATAAGCACTTGAAGGCGCAGATGCACTTGAAGAATCTGCGGGGGAAGGAGGAAGGATCGTCGAAGGCTACTGCTGCGGGGAAGGTTAGGAAGCCGGAGCGGGAAGAGGGTGAAGTGGTGGAGAGTACTCCGGGGAAGGTTTCGCTGTACGTGTCGTGTGAGACGCGCGTTCGACAGTATCCGGAAGGGACGCTGCACGTCGATCCGGACAGCGGGGATTTGATGTGTTCCACGTGCAACGTGATCATGGACCACACGCGGAAGGGTTCCATCGATAAGCATCTGCAAGCGAAGTCACACGTCAATCACAGTGCGAAACCTGCCTCCAAGCGGGACAATTCCGTGCTGCGGGTCAACACGTTCCAGAAGTACCACGCCAAGAAGCGAAAAGTGGACCAGGAAGCCCCTCCGGAAGACGCCGATCAACCCTCCGTCGATCGCTACCCGCCCAAAACAACCGCCTCCAACGCCATCTCCAAGTCCGCCATCAAGGTGACCCCGGCGGAACGCGTCGCCCAGTACCCATCCGGAATGCTGCACGTCGAAGACGACGCCACCCTCTTCTGCTCGATCTGCAACGTCAGTCTGGACCACACCCGCAAGGGCTCCATCGACAAACATCTGCGAACCCAACTCCACACCGAAAAGCACGAACGCCAGGAACGGCTCCGGGAAGCGCGCGAACGGCGCCAGTCGGCCGCAGTCTTCAACTCCTTCCCCCGCACCACCGAAGCCCGGGACGGTCGCAACATGGCCCTGTTTCGGCTGGTAGAGGCGTTCACCGCAGCGGAAATCCCCCTCCACAAGCTCGATCACCCCAAACTCCGAGACTACCTCATGGAGAACGTGTCCAATCTGGGGGCGTTGCCGAGTTCCGCACGGCTCCGGGTCGGTTATCTGCCCAAGGTGCGGGAAACGTTGCGGCGCGAAAAGGAGCAGAAAATGGCGGCCCTCGACGAGACGATCGACTCGGTGCGGATCGACAGTCTGTCGTACCTGATTCATGGCGGGGAGGAGCAGTGA
- the LOC120423643 gene encoding ubiquitin fusion degradation protein 1 homolog isoform X2 has product MFNGFNMMFPDHSRPFNTTYKCYSVSMLPGNERQDVENGGKIIMPPSALDQLTRLNVEYPMLFKLTNNKINRSTHAGVLEFVADEGKIYIPYWMMHNLLLEEGDIVQIESVSIPVATYSKFQPQNVEFLDITNPKAVLENCLRNFACLTTGDLIAIKYNNTSFELSVLETKPGPAVTIIECDMNVEFAPPVGYTEPQKKPKEEEPMAVDPAELMPEPAGFVAFKGAGTRLDGKKKKDNGANEAAPVARANYVRGIPDYEHPFGLLRFDRSVRKAEANEGGKPEEDPFKAFQGEGFSLKKSRK; this is encoded by the exons ATG TTCAACGGCTTCAACATGATGTTCCCGGACCACTCGCGTCCCTTCAACACGACCTACAAGTGCTACTCGGTGTCGATGCTGCCGGGGAACGAGCGCCAGGACGTGGAGAACGGGGGGAAGA TAATCATGCCGCCCTCGGCGCTGGACCAGCTGACCCGGCTGAACGTCGAGTACCCGATGCTGTTCAAACTGACCAACAACAAGATCAACCGGAGCACACACGCCGGCGTGCTGGAGTTTGTCGCGGACGAGGGAAAGATCTACATTCCCTACTGGATGATGCACAACCTGCTGCTGGAGGAGGGCGACATCGTGCAGATCGAGAGCGTGTCGATTCCGGTGGCCACGTACTCCAAGTTTCAGCCGCAGAACGTCGAGTTCCTCGACATCACCAACCCGAAGGCCGTCCTCGAGAACTGTCTGCGGAACTTTGCCTGCCTCACGACCGGTGATCTGATCGCGATCAAGTACAACAACACCAGCTTCGAGCTGTCCGTCCTGGAGACCAAACCCGGCCCGGCCGTCACCATCATCGAGTGCGACATGAACGTGGAGTTTGCGCCGCCCGTCGGCTACACCGAACCGCAGAAGAAGCCCAAGGAGGAGGAACCGATGGCGGTCGATCCGGCGGAACTGATGCCCGAGCCGGCAGGATTTGTGGCGTTCAAGGGGGCCGGAACGCGTCTCGacgggaagaagaagaaggacaACGGGGCGAACGAGGCGGCACCGGTGGCGAGGGCCAACTACGTGCGCGGAATTCCCGACTACGAGCATCCGTTTGGGCTGCTGCGGTTCGATCGGAGCGTGCGCAAAGCGGAAGCGAACGAGGGCGGCAAACCGGAGGAGGATCCGTTCAAGGCGTTCCAGGGGGAGGGGTTCAGCTTAAAGAAGAGCCGGAAATGA
- the LOC120423737 gene encoding actin-related protein 2/3 complex subunit 4 produces MAATLKPYLTAVRHTLTAAMCLTNFSSQVVERHNKPEVEVRSSKELLLTPVVISRNEKERVLIETSVNSVRISIAVKQADEIEKILCHKFTRFMMMRAENFIILRRKPIEGYDISFLITNFHTEQMYKHKLVDFVIHFMEEIDKEISEMKLAVNARARICSEEFLKRF; encoded by the coding sequence GCCGCGACGCTCAAGCCCTACCTGACGGCCGTCCGTCACACCCTGACCGCGGCGATGTGTTTGACCAACTTTTCCTCGCAGGTCGTCGAACGGCACAACAAGCCGGAGGTCGAGGTGCGGTCCAGCAAGGAGCTGCTGCTGACGCCGGTGGTCATTTCGCGCAACGAGAAGGAACGCGTCCTGATCGAAACGTCGGTCAACTCGGTCCGGATCAGCATCGCCGTCAAGCAGGCCGACGAGATCGAGAAGATCCTGTGCCACAAGTTCACCCGGTTCATGATGATGCGGGCGGAGAACTTTATCATCCTGCGGCGGAAACCGATCGAGGGCTACGACATTAGCTTCCTGATTACGAACTTTCACACGGAGCAGATGTACAAGCACAAGCTGGTCGACTTTGTAATTCACTTTATGGAGGAGATTGATAAGGAAATCAGCGAAATGAAGCTGGCGGTCAACGCGCGCGCCCGTATCTGTTCGGAGGAGTTCCTGAAGCGGTTCTAA